A region from the Silene latifolia isolate original U9 population chromosome 7, ASM4854445v1, whole genome shotgun sequence genome encodes:
- the LOC141591611 gene encoding succinate dehydrogenase subunit 6, mitochondrial: MGEIGEDASFYAKSWNGWKGFWSDRFAYLDNYTKFVKDKPLPAWSDSDVEAFIASDPVHGPTLKTAREAAKYGFVGATIGAVSSAGVAWKYSKSPHGAVLAFGAGAVCGVTFGIEFASHALQLYRLDTMTAQTKFMEWWETKSASRS; this comes from the exons ATGGGAGAAATCGGAGAAGATGCATCATTTTATGCAAAAAGTTGGAATGGTTGGAAAGGGTTTTGGTCTGATCGATTTGCATATCTTGATAATTATACAAAGTTTGTCAAAGATAAACCTTTACCTGCTTGGTCTGATTCTGATGTTGAAGCTTTTATTGCCTCGGATCCTGTTCATGGCCCTACT CTGAAAACTGCCAGGGAAGCAGCCAAATATGGCTTTGTTGGAGCTACTATTGGAGCTGTCTCAAGTGCAGGTGTTGCATGGAAATACTCAAAGAGCCCTCATG GTGCTGTGCTCGCCTTTGGTGCCGGAGCTGTTTGTGGTGTGACATTTGGAATTGAATTCGCAAGCCATGCCCTACAGCTTTACAGATTGGACACCATGACTGCTCAAACTAAGTTCATGGAATGGTGGGAGACCAAATCGGCTAGTCGATCTTAA
- the LOC141591610 gene encoding fasciclin-like arabinogalactan protein 16 translates to MGNLGFFCSLFLFISFQFFAVSVSALPARPAKSSSSRSQSPSPIHSNSVLVALLDSHYTELAELVEKALLLQKLEQVVGSHNITIFAPKNDALERDLDPEFKRFLLEPGNIKSLQTLLLFHVVPVRVDSDEWPSHRHHVTLSNEKVHLKDGGEKTVDRARVIRPNDVVKPDGVIHGIERVLIPQSVQEDFNNRGRNLRSISAVLPEGAPQVDPRTNRLVKKKSKLLSSSGPPSGPGTSQTVSIYDAMSPGPSMAPAPAPGPGGPHHHFDGEAQVKDFIHTLLHYGGYNELADILVNLTSLATEMGKLVSEGYVITVLAPNDEAMSRLNTDQLSEPGAPEQIVYYHVIPEYQTEESMYNAVRRFGKVRYDTLRLPHKVDAEEADGSVKFGSGDGSAYLFDPDIYTDGRISVQGIDGVLFPIEDKSDSTENDIKISNRPAKVVAKARRGKLLETTCWMLGSMGRRFNPCQ, encoded by the exons ATGGGTAACCTTGGCTTCTTCtgtagtctcttcctattcattTCCTTCCAATTCTTCGCCGTCTCGGTTTCCGCATTGCCAGCTAGACCAGCTAAatcgagttcgagtcggagtcagagtccgAGTCCAATCCATTCTAACTCGGTATTGGTTGCGTTGCTCGATTCGCATTATACCGAGTTAGCTGAGTTGGTAGAGAAAGCGCTTCTTCTTCAGAAGCTTGAGCAAGTTGTTGGGTCCCACAATATTACTATATTTGCTCCGAAAAATGACGCATTGGAGCGAGATTTAGACCCGGAGTTTAAGCGGTTTTTACTTGAACCGGGGAATATTAAGTCTCTTCAGACTTTGCTTTTGTTTCATGTGGTTCCGGTTCGAGTTGACTCGGACGAGTGGCCGAGTCATAGGCATCACGTTACCTTATCGAATGAGAAGGTTCATTTGAAGGATGGTGGTGAGAAGACGGTGGATCGAGCTCGGGTGATTCGACCGAACGACGTCGTTAAACCGGACGGCGTGATCCACGGGATAGAGCGGGTTTTGATTCCGCAGTCGGTCCAGGAAGACTTCAACAACCGCGGACGCAACCTCCGCTCCATCTCCGCGGTGCTGCCCGAGGGAGCACCGCAGGTGGACCCGAGGACGAACAGGCTGGTAAAAAAGAAATCCAAGCTGCTATCGTCCTCGGGTCCACCTTCCGGACCGGGGACATCGCAGACGGTCTCAATCTACGACGCGATGTCCCCTGGTCCGTCCATGGCCCCGGCCCCAGCGCCGGGGCCAGGTGGGCCACACCATCATTTCGACGGTGAGGCCCAGGTAAAGGATTTTATCCACACGCTATTACATTACGGCGGTTATAACGAACTAGCTGATATTCTAGTTAATTTAACCTCGTTAGCTACGGAAATGGGGAAGCTAGTATCGGAAGGGTATGTAATTACGGTTTTAGCCCCAAATGACGAGGCTATGTCGAGGTTAAATACGGACCAGTTATCCGAACCTGGAGCTCCGGAACAAATAGTGTATTATCATGTAATACCTGAGTACCAAACCGAAGAGAGTATGTATAATGCTGTTAGGAGGTTCGGTAAAGTTAGGTATGATACATTGAGGCTTCCTCATAAGGTAGATGCTGAGGAAGCTGATGGTTCGGTTAAATTTGGGTCGGGTGATGGGTCGGCGTATTTGTTTGACCCGGATATTTATACTGATGGGAGGATCTCGGTTCAAGGGATTGATGGTGTTTTGTTCCCAATTGAGGATAAGAGTGATTCTACTGAGAATGATATTAAGATATCGAATCGACCTGCTAAGGTTGTTGCCAAAGCTAGAAGAG GGAAACTGCTGGAAACGACTTGCTGGATGCTAGGCTCGATGGGAAGGCGCTTCAACCCTTGCCAATGA
- the LOC141589674 gene encoding uncharacterized protein LOC141589674 has protein sequence MVVRSLDIDKDPFRPRENNEEILGPEVPYLSAIGALIQSLVLVQPEGIGMGLNMYFVIFKIYEKIAVCPFEKEAPTILYEDNAACIAQLKEGYIKGDRTKHISPKFFFTHDLQKSGDINVQQIHSSENLADLFTKALPTTTFKKLLHQLGLRRFKDLQ, from the exons ATGGTAGTACGATCACTTGATATTGATAAAGATCCATTTCGCCCTAGAGAAAATAATGAAGAGATTCTTGGTCCTGAAGTACCTTATTTAAGTGCAATTGGCGCACTGAT CCAGAGTTTAGTTCTTGTCCAACCCGAAGGCATTGGAATGGGATTAAACATGTACTTCGTTATCTTCAAG ATATACGAGAAGATTGCGGTTTGTCCTTTCGAGAAAGAAGCACCCACGATTTTATATGAAGACAATGCGGCATGTATTGCACAACTAAAGGAAGGTTATATCAAAGGTGACAGAACAAAGCACATATCACCAAAATTCTTCTTCACTCATGATCTTCAAAAGAGTGGCGATATTAATGTTCAACAAATTCACTCAAGTGAAAATTTAGCCGATCTATTTACTAAAGCTCTTCCTACTACAACATTTAAGAAGTTGCTTCATCAACTTGGATTGCGTCGTTTCAAAGATCTTCAGTGA